One stretch of Psilocybe cubensis strain MGC-MH-2018 chromosome 6, whole genome shotgun sequence DNA includes these proteins:
- a CDS encoding Methylthioribulose-1-phosphate dehydratase produces MSSQEADSLVLSSDPLHPANLIPELCRSFYQLGWVTGTGGGICIRVGDKVYIAPSGVQKERIEPIHIFVLPYPQAPASPHTDRVFLRRPALNLKESACTPLFWNSFDLRNAGSCIHTHSQHAVMATLLWTRPTFTISHQMIKGVRIAGTGNALSYLDTLELPIIENTPNEEDLKDSMAEAMIKYPNAPGVLVRRHGVYVWGNDWEKAKTQTECLDYLFEIGVKMKLAGLPTVLNE; encoded by the exons ATGTCATCCCAGGAAGCTGATTCTTTAGTCCTGTCTTCGGATCCGCTGCAT CCTGCCAACTTGATTCCAGAGCTCTGCAGATCCTTTTATCAG CTCGGTTGGGTGACGGGTACCGGAGGTGGAATCTGCATTCGTGTTGG AGACAAGGTCTACATAGCTCCATCTGGTGTGCAGAAAGAACGCATTGAACCAATACACATCTTCGTTCTTCCATATCCCCAAGCACCCGCATCCCCTCACACCGACCGAGTATTTCTCCGACGGCCCGCGCTCAACCTGAAGGAATCTGCATGCACCCCACTTTTCTGGAATTCGTTCGATCTTCGAAATGCTGGCAGTTGTATTCACACCCACTCTCAACATGCTGTTATGGCAACTCTTCTTTGGACAAGGCCCACGTTTACTATTTCGCACCAG ATGATCAAGGGTGTTCGAATTGCAGGAACTGGGAATGCTCTGTCATACCTCGACACCTTGGAACTTCCTATCATCGAAAATACTCCGAACGAGGAAGATTTAAAAGATAGTATGGCGGAGGCTATGATCAAATATCCAAATGCACCTGGTGTTCTCGTTAGAAGACACGGTGTCTATGTTTGGG GTAATGATTGGGAAAAAGCAAAGACTCAAACAGAG TGCCTGGATTACCTCTTCGAGATTGGTGTCAAAATGAAGTTGGCTGGTTTGCCTACCGTTCTCAACGAATAA
- a CDS encoding Ulvan lyase, long isoform: MRLAVLFSAVSSFLLAANCIAAPTVSLIGNTQLDANGIFFVSYDGVVNVNSFQLSGVLTYANWQYAGWYTSSRYAILARRQLPSGSWSTLQLPHQLSTNDSHNVIAIGVSPSDGKIHIALDCHSTQMYYTSSEAGLATSGASWTASRFGSITNTLGNLNIGSTITYPQFVLTSDNLLQFVFRTGISGNGATQLAEYNGNSWSNIGSWASASGTYTSTNGVTSTARNLYIHGFTYRFGTAHVTGTWREQNSAVSCSSAGLTNHDTTYFYSQDKGRSWKNSAGSSIGQSGSNPINVNTGGTIVDSLNADHALMNQESQDVDSSGQIHAIISYVPGRFTQCVSNYETDRPLYARPFHVYRHTNGTFTKMEIPFPVDSVGRSQIVLDSNDNVYVVLPFVRIVTASKASGWTDWSLAYDGVAAGLNAFGEVTVDRARASSGVLSILYQLSSSGTTPSPVKVIDFELNG, translated from the exons ATGCGCCTTGCAGTGTTATTCTCTGCTGTTAGCAGTTTTCTGCTGGCAGCAAATTGCATTGCTGCTCCAACTGTCTCTCTTATCGGAAATACGCAGCTGGACGCCAATGGGATCTTCTTTGTATCATACGACGGAGTTGTGAACGTCAACTCTTTCCAGCTATCTGGCGTTCTCACCTATGCCAATTGGCAATACGCTGGTTGGTACACTTCGTCGAGGTATGCGATACTGGCGCGCAGGCAACTTCCTTCAGGCAGCTGGTCGACGCTTCAGCTGCCGCACCAACTCTCCACAAACGACTCCCACAACGTCATCGCCATTGGTGTCTCTCCTTCTGATGGGAAAATACATATTGCTTTGGACTGCCACAGTACCCAGATGTATTACACTAGTTCGGAGGCAGGCCTTGCAACCAGCGGTGCTAGTTGGACTGCAAGTCGGTTTGGAAGCATCACCAACACACTTGGAAATTTGAATATCGGAAG TACAATTACTTACCCGCAGTTTGTGCTTACTTCGGATAATCTGTTGCAATTCGTCTTCCGGACCGGCATCTCTGGTAATGGTGCCACGCAACTAGCAGAATATAACGGAAACTCCTGGTCAAACATCGGATCGTGGGCTTCTGCGTCTGGAACGTATACCTCAACCAACGGCGTAACCAGTACCGCTCGCAATTTATACATCCATGGGTTTACTTATAGGTTCGGTACCGCCCATGTAACTGGGACATGGAGAGAACAGAATAGTGCAGTCTCTTGCAGTAGTGCCGGCTTGACGAACCATGATACGACTTACTTCTATTCTCAAGATAAAG GCCGCAGTTGGAAGAACAGTGCAGGATCTTCTATTGGACAATCTGGTTCTAACCCTATCAACGTTAACACTGGAGGAACCATTGTCGACTCCCTTAATGCAGACCATGCTCTCATGAATCAAGAGTCCCAAGATGTCGATTCTTCAGGCCAAATTCATGCAATCATCTCCTATGTACCAG GTCGCTTCACTCAGTGTGTTTCGAATTATGAGACTGATCGGCCATTATACGCCAGACCGTTCCACGTATACCGCCACACCAACGGTACATTCACCAAGATGGAGATACCATTCCCTGTCGATTCTGTAGGGCGCTCGCAAATTGTCTTGGACAGCAATGATAACGTATACGTCGTGCTTCCGTTCGTTCGTATCGTAACCGCCAGCAAGGCATCTGGGTGGACCGATTGGTCGTTGGCCTACGATGGGGTTGCAGCGGGATTGAATGCGTTCGGAGAAGTCACCGTTGATCGTGCCAGAGCTTCCAGTGGCGTTCTTTCGATTCTCTACCAACTCAGTAGTTCTGGGACAACTCCTTCGCCAGTCAAGGTAATCGACTTCGAGCTTAACGGCTGA
- a CDS encoding putative MFS-type transporter PB1E7.08c: MASFNTPRNSLFWTNAPMASAYLVDDESTEQEDPLVGVDYDGRTPLDKTIDRIGMGTYQWTLLSLCGFGWMADNMWIQAIAIILPRIQQHYSVPDSYIGAVSSSMFAGMMLGAIGWGTCSDILGRSAAFNGTLFFTAIFGLMASFANSFCTLCISLFFLGSAVGGSMPTDGTLLLEHMPKEKQYLVTALSIFFSFGAVLSAAVSLFVLPNNSCTGIPCDVDTQNRGWKYLLITLGLITLCMFVARMVLFRLHESPRFLVHAGRPQDAIRSLQLISKFNGSSLSIELEDVRDHLHESETLEIDPESQKGQGRARATSRTIFDASIIEDGPVSSSPPRPSSIDSNGSASRPALITAYSATGENTQKLDSHTFMTPVAEDFPILPSPVSSEPARKDAPTTAISEHIEHVAPVRRRRLSNASRRSSVYEEKVCRSLPRWLRRPLWAWWDRTKMVLAPEWLRTTILVWTAWCAMSLAYTMFNVYLPKLLETRSGSTEESQTLEGSLWDVMIFTIGGCPGALLGAFLIESSLGRRWSLAGSTFVTAFFCILFVLVKATWAVRLSTVGISLSATAMWAVLYGWTPEIFGTKVRGTACGIASALSRIGGMIAPMLGGILLMMDRSVPVYTSVVIFAIAGFSVLLLREGEGDSSRGKSGRALIH; this comes from the exons ATGGCTTCGTTTAATACCCCTCGCAATTCTCTCTTCTGGACAAATGCTCCTATGGCCTCTGCATACCTCGTTGACGACGAAAGTACCGAGCAAGAAGACCCATTGGTGGGAGTCGACTATGATGGTCGGACGCCT CTCGATAAAACCATCGACAGGATAGGGATGGGTACATACCAGTGGACGCTGTTATCGCTGTGCGGTTTCG GCTGGATGGCAGATAAT ATGTGGATACAGGCTATCGCTATCATTCTGCCACGAATACAGCAGCACTATTCAG TGCCCGACAGTTACATCGGTGCCGTCTCTTCTTCTATGTTTGCTGGGATGATGTTGGGAGCTATTGGTTGGGGTACAT GTTCGGACATACTTGGACGAAGTGCTGCATTCAATGGGACTCTGTTCTTCACTGCCATCTTCGGCTTGATGGCTTCATTTGCCAATTCTTTCTGTACCCTATGTATTTCCCTATTCTTCCTTGGGAGCGCAGTTGGG GGTTCTATGCCTACAGACGGCACACTCCTGCTCGAGCACATGCCCAAAGAAAAGCAGTACCTCGTTACAGCACTTTcaatcttcttctcctttggCGCCGTTCTTTCGGCAGCCGTTTCCCTTTTCGTACTCCCCAATAACTCTTGTACTGGCATCCCTTGTGACGTTGACACACAAAATCGAGGATGGAAATACCTACTTATCACCCTCGGACTGATT ACCCTATGTATGTTTGTTGCGCGCATGGTTCTCTTTCGACTCCATGAATCGCCTCGCTTTCTGGTGCACGCAGGACGGCCCCAGGACGCAATTAGATCTCTTCAACTCATATCCAAGTTCAATGGGTCAAGCTTGTCTATTGAACTAGAAGATGTCCGAGATCACCTCCACGAATCGGAAACGCTGGAAATCGACCCTGAATCACAGAAGGGACAGGGACGCGCTCGCGCGACATCACGAACCATTTTCGACGCAAGTATCATTGAGGACGGCCCCGTTTCTAGTTCCCCACCACGACCCTCAAGTATTGATAGTAACGGATCAGCGTCGCGGCCTGCGCTGATCACAGCCTACTCCGCTACAGGCGAAAACACTCAGAAGTTAGACTCGCACACTTTCATGACGCCTGTTGCTGAAGACTTTCCGATTCTCCCATCTCCTGTTTCGTCCGAGCCGGCTAGGAAAGATGCGCCGACAACAGCCATCAGCGAGCACATCGAACATGTTGCTCCCGTTCGGAGACGCCGCCTTTCTAATGCTTCACGTCGATCGTCGGTTTACGAAGAAAAAGTGTGTCGGAGCCTCCCTCGCTGGCTGAGGAGACCACTTTGGGCATGGTGGGATCGTACCAAAATGGTGCTGGCACCAGAATGGCTTCGGACTACTATCCTTGTCTGGACAGCATGGTGCGCCATGTCCCTCGCGTATACCATGTTCAATGTCTATCTCCCAAAATTGCTCGAAACACGGTCAGGAAGTACGGAAGAATCCCAGACTCTAGAAGGAAGCTTGTGGGATGTAATGATTTTCACCATCGGTGGTTGTCCTGGCGCTCTT CTAGGAGCGTTTCTAATTGAATCGAGCTTGGGAAGGAGATGGTCACTAGCAGGGAGTACTTTTGTCACTGCATTCTTTTGCATTCTGTTTGTCCTTGTGAAGGCAACTTGGGCCGTAAGACTGAGCACTGTCGGCATCAGTCTGAGCGCAACA GCTATGTGGGCCGTGCTTTATGGTTGGACGCCAGAAATATTTGGGACCAAGG TGCGAGGGACAGCCTGCGGTATTGCATCGGCCCTGTCCCGAAT CGGGGGCATGATAGCACCCATGCTTGGCGGGATACTTTTGATGATGGATCGGTCTGTCCCTGTATACACCAGCGTCGTGATTTTTGCCATTGCTGGATTTTCTGTACTTTTATtgcgagaaggagaaggggaCAGCTCCAGAGGGAAGTCAGGGAGGGCGCTGATCCACTAG
- a CDS encoding hypothetical protein (Uncharacterized protein SCO2049), whose protein sequence is MTLPSKTPTTRYRTSNPYETRFGFSRAVRKGPHIFVAGTTSTDPVTGNVLYPKSAYDQTMQIFREIIKAIESLGGTKDDVVRMRIYVANADSEDGQKAGDAFKEVFGTVGPAATMIFGMKLMNPDMKIEIEADAVVL, encoded by the coding sequence ATGACACTACCAAGTAAAACACCTACTACTCGTTACCGTACTTCGAACCCATACGAGACCCGTTTTGGGTTCTCTCGAGCCGTGCGAAAAGGACCACACATCTTCGTTGCTGGCACAACCTCCACCGACCCTGTTACGGGAAATGTACTCTACCCGAAATCCGCATACGACCAGACGATGCAGATATTCCGCGAAATCATCAAAGCTATCGAAAGTCTAGGAGGCACGAAGGATGACGTGGTACGCATGAGAATATATGTGGCCAACGCAGATTCGGAGGACGGGCAGAAAGCCGGTGATGCGTTCAAGGAGGTTTTTGGGACCGTTGGGCCTGCAGCGACTATGATTTTTGGAATGAAGTTGATGAATCCAGATATGAAGATAGAGATTGAGGCTGATGCTGTGGTACTATGA
- a CDS encoding hypothetical protein (Uncharacterized protein SCO2049), with amino-acid sequence MSTNTTTQRHQTSNPYEAKFGYSRAVRKGPFIFVSGTTAIDTSTGKVLSPKSAYEQTLKIFSEIVMAIEALGGTKQDVVRLRMFVGENKDSEGVSRALKEVFGSVAPAATMVFGLGFVNPDMRVEIEADAVVL; translated from the coding sequence ATGTCTACCAATACTACCACGCAACGACACCAAACATCCAACCCATACGAAGCCAAGTTTGGCTATTCCAGAGCCGTTCGAAAAGGTCCCTTCATATTTGTGTCTGGGACAACGGCAATAGACACCAGCACAGGCAAGGTCCTGTCTCCAAAATCAGCCTATGAACAAACCTTGAAGATATTCTCGGAGATCGTGATGGCTATTGAGGCGTTAGGAGGGACAAAGCAAGACGTCGTGCGGCTAAGGATGTTTGTAGGCGAAAACAAGGATAGCGAGGGCGTGAGCAGGGCTCTCAAGGAGGTTTTTGGAAGCGTTGCGCCTGCTGCTACGATGGTGTTTGGACTCGGGTTTGTGAATCCTGATATGAGAGTGGAGATTGAGGCAGATGCTGTCGTTCTTTGA
- a CDS encoding Protein N-terminal amidase: MAKARVNLRIGVVQLAPKLGQVQANIAKAREFCRKISPRSVDLLCFPEMAFTGYVFENASAISPHLELPRTGPTSLFCSEWAKKLECYIMAGYPERLESRELEEIQRAAKESRDHPLETPDGKKIEQVGANSAVIYGPDGSWVGGYRKTNLFETDLTWAKPGTGFATFVLPSPMQTVSLGICMDLNPQTEAWTTEKGPYELADYAKSKNANILVLLNAWLDSKKEVEEASDWQTLNYWAARTRPLWTDGKGDKIDDPEQENPEEHGHEMVVVVCNRSGGENGKLFAGTSAIFSMTQGSGRPKLLDMMERQEEGVRIWNIKIHESSP; encoded by the exons ATGGCGAAGGCGCGCGTGAATCTTCGCATCGGGGTCGTGCAACTCGCACCCAAG CTGGGTCAAGTCCAAGCAAACATTGCAAAGGCTCGAGAGTTTTGCAGAAA AATCTCTCCGCGGTCTGTGGATCTGCTATGTTTCCCTGAGATGGCATTCACTG GATATGTCTTTGAGAATGCCTCTGCGATTTCACCACATCTCGAGCTTCCACGGACAGGCCCGACATCACTCTTCTGCTCTGAGTGGGCTAAGAAGCTCGAGTGCTATATCATGGCCGGATACCCAGAGAGGCTTGAAAGTcgggaattggaggaaatacAACGGGCAGCAAAGGAGTCAAGGGACCATCCTCTAGAAACGCCAGATGGCAAAAAGATCGAACAAGTAGGAGCCAACAGCGCTGTAATCTACGGCCCCGATGGCTCTTGGGTTGGAGGATATCGCAAGACCAACCTGTTTGAAACGGATCTTACCTGGGCGAAACCTG GAACCGGTTTTGCAACATTTGTTCTCCCTTCACCCATGCAAACGGTGTCTCTCGGTATCTGCATGGATCTAAACCCCCAAACCGAGGCATGGACTACTGAAAAAGGACCTTATGAACTCGCCGACTATGCTAAATCCAAAAACGCCAATATCCTCGTCCTGCTGAACGCGTGGTTGGATTCCAAgaaagaggttgaagaggctTCCGACTGGCAAACATTAAATTACTGGGCAGCTCGCACGCGACCGCTCTGGACAGACGGCAAAGGCGACAAGATAGATGACCCCGAGCAAGAGAACCCTGAGGAACATGGACACGAAATGGTTGTTGTAGTGTGTAATCGAAGCGGGGGAGAGAATG GGAAACTATTTGCCGGAACCTCTGCAATCTTTAGCATGACCCAAGGTTCCGGGCGACCAAAGCTCCTCGATATGATGGAAAGGCAAGAAGAAGGAGTGCGAATATGGAACATTAAGATCCATGAATCATCACCTTAG
- a CDS encoding SNF1 protein kinase subunit beta-2, with protein MGNSASNANNPPRNPPAQTSMRQTSTSPGPGNPHPSMRTKKRSLELPDLASLSLTPASNNGSNRGRQTKSASIPIPPAPQNNNYPFNHYITSQDVETEQRTSVQLPSTSDMLQQTTGYGNYRGGLQPPSTHQPFPPPPAPRGRTAGYYQSQNESRHNQSAPRGRQQAIPNKHHEQIMRIQELYDKSQQTPSAPPSSPAGPSSMPSIGSGYPREVVRSSIPVLLGKAAKAAAEVEQSAALSPLKEDLLADPVPVKIVWMGGGREVVLARAGDDEWKGRQPMERDPINPNVFTLTVHLRPGTHHVRFLVDGQWRVADDLPSAVDDQGSLANYVAVPLTYGLPGQTQPPVFTTAPTNTIQITMPPPQFASVQPPKKVQPGQSFWSADSSADGEDERRPSSSSGTAGNKGQADAAKNPAAAAAAAYIQAPWTDVFPPELLEAAREEEAYLAASAGQYDASGNTARVSGFVPAPNIPPAPGLPRHLDKLILNSRVGEQKRNGGDGSVNGSAHGHGHRGDRGDHGHRDGGGSGVGSGQGSAARRERRERERERERERGTRSSRRGTVPPPPPPSEDGGDYEPPAITVPTSTPASSTVQLPSTSSSSVPPAPASGSASGTTTPSNAAQASSTVNALASTSAGTISGASAGSGGVESTGTTTAATSPQASLPATPTGQMSPMQTPPKGVGWAAGGVAALPPSVLLAGFPQPGLQSSSAAPMPSSTTQSPSPQPPTLERAAVSGSRAITIDDANMPALTDDNSVLPVPSHVVLHHLCTSAIKNGVLAVANTTRYRKKYLTTIYYKPT; from the exons ATGGGCAATTCCGCCTCCAATGCCAACAATCCCCCGCGGAATCCCCCCGCACAGACCAGTATGCGCCAGACCTCCACATCCCCTGGCCCAGGCAATCCCCATCCATCCATGCGCACCAAGAAACGATCCCTAGAACTCCCAGATCTTGCCTCTCTTTCACTGACACCTGCCAGCAACAACGGCTCAAACAGAGGTCGCCAGACAAAATCAGCATCGATACCAATCCCACCTGCTCCCCAGAACAACAACTATCCGTTTAACCATTATATCACATCTCAGGATGTCGAGACAGAGCAGCGCACCTCAGTGCAGCTCCCGAGCACTTCCGATATGCTCCAGCAGACCACTGGGTACGGTAATTATCGGGGGGGCCTGCAGCCACCATCAACACACCAGCCCTTCCCGCCCCCACCAGCGCCTAGAGGGCGTACCGCAGGCTATTACCAAAGCCAGAACGAATCAAGACACAATCAGAGCGCGCCTAGGGGTAGACAACAGGCAATTCCAAACAAGCACCATGAACAGATCATGCGCATCCAGGAGTTGTACGATAAGAGCCAACAAACACCATCTGCTCCGCCTTCGTCCCCTGCAGGGCCAAGTAGTATGCCGAGCATAGGATCAGGGTATCCGAGGGAGGTTGTGAGGTCATCCATTCCTGTTTTGTTGGGCAAGGCAGCAAAAGCAGCCGCTGAGGTCGAACAGAGCGCCGCGTTGAGCCCACTGAAGGAAGATTTATTGGCAGACCCCGTTCCGGTCAAGATCGTGTGGATGGGAGGTGGGAGAGAAGTTGTACTGGCAAGAGCAGGTGATGATGAGTGGAAGGGACGACAACCTATGGAACGAGA CCCAATCAATCCTAATGTCTTTACACTCACCGTACACCTGCGTCCAGGAACGCACCACGTACGTTTCCTCGTCGATGGTCAATGGCGCGTGGCGGACGATCTTCCATCCGCTGTTGACGACCAGGGCTCCCTAGCGAACTATGTCGCCGTCCCGCTGACCTACGGACTACCTGGACAAACTCAACCCCCTGTGTTTACCACTGCACCAACGAACACCATCCAGATAACGATGCCACCTCCCCAATTTGCATCCGTGCAACCCCCGAAAAAGGTCCAGCCTGGTCAAAGCTTTTGGTCGGCTGACTCATCAGCAGATGGCGAGGACGAGAGGCGgccttcgtcttcctcagGTACTGCTGGCAACAAGGGACAAGCCGATGCTGCGAAAAATCCTGCTgccgcggcggcggcagcataCATCCAAGCTCCGTGGACGGACGTCTTTCCACCGGAGCTTCTTGAAGCTgcgagggaggaagaggcatATCTGGCAGCGTCCGCTGGACAGTATGACGCGAGTGGGAACACCGCGCGCGTGTCTGGGTTTGTCCCTGCTCCGAATATTCCACCCGCACCTGGCTTGCCCAGACATTTGGACAAACTGATTTTGAATTCGAGAGTTGGGGAGCAGAAGAGAAATGGTGGTGACGGTAGTGTCAATGGTAGCgcgcatgggcatgggcacCGTGGAGATCGTGGGGACCATGGACACagagatggtggaggaaGTGGTGTGGGGAGCGGTCAGGGTAGCGCTGCACgcagggagaggagggaacgggaacgggagagggaaagagagcGAGGAACAAGGAGTAGCAGACGAGGAACTgtgccgccgccaccaccaccgtcgGAAGATGGAGGAGACTACGAGCCACCTGCTATCACTGTGCCGACGTCTACTCCTGCATCGTCAACGGTACAGTTACCCAGtacttcgtcttcttccgtTCCGCCAGCTCCTGCGTCAGGATCGGCATCAGGGACGACAACGCCGTCGAATGCGGCCCAGGCATCTTCGACGGTCAACGCGTTGGCGAGCACATCGGCAGGGACAATTTCTGGCGCGTCGGCGGGATCGGGTGGGGTGGAATCGACGGGGACGACGACGGCTGCAACATCTCCCCAGGCTTCATTACCCGCAACACCGACAGGCCAGATGTCTCCTATGCAGACGCCACCAAAAGGCGTTGGGTGGGCTGCTGGTGGGGTGGCTGCTCTACCTCCCTCTGTACTATTGGCTGGTTTCCCACAACCAGGCTTGCAATCCTCGTCCGCTGCTCCCATGCCATCATCAACGACACAAAGTCCCTCGCCACAGCCGCCGACACTAGAACGGGCAGCCGTGAGCGGTTCGCGGGCGATTACGATTGATGATGCAAACATGCCAGCGCTGACGGACGATAACAGCGTGCTGCCTGTGCCGAGTCATGTTGTTCTACACCATTTATGTACGAGTGCGATTAAGAACGGGGTATTGGCCGTGGCGAACACGACGAGGTACCGGAAAAAG TACTTGACGACGATATACTATAAACCAACTTAG